A section of the Phaseolus vulgaris cultivar G19833 chromosome 8, P. vulgaris v2.0, whole genome shotgun sequence genome encodes:
- the LOC137824410 gene encoding translation initiation factor eIF2B subunit delta-like — MDARRAPRAVIDPKVRRVGFFAPPDRSQPGPPYPLSFDVSPAANSLSPVMIPPPRHPSENLSLHARPAVTSPSVEESVTAESYSSSSDFFPAPMSPAPSSYSSRMVADDGDFFDGGKVASSFPQGGFDLTTTKASGVPASELTTDEVVNADSLAIHEREREDKGGGSAVEVKDQALNTKPKKEKTSKAERRALQEAQRAAKAVAKAEGNKASGTLASVNVKPAKAAKPPQKVDNASVAASEKKEGDRPQEKDRKKDVPQPRMQYDDKSRVEKAKRRAVVKQTEAKNRVELFRHLPQYEHGSQLPDLEAKFFHLDPVHPAVYKVGLQYLSGDITGGNARCIAMLQAFQEAIKDYRVPSEKTLVRDLTAKLSSYVSFLIECRPLSISMGNAIRFLKSRIAKLPLTLSESESKTSLQSDVERFINEKIILANKVIVKHAITKIRDGDVLLTYGSSSAVEMILLHAHELGKQFRVVVVDSRPRLRGKLLLRRLVEKGLSCTYTHINAVSYIMNEVTRVFLGASSVLSNGTVYSGVGTACVAMVAHAFRVPVLVCCEAYKFHERVQHDSICSNELGDPDIISRVQSREDVNHLEAWANTENLQLLNLIYDATPSDYVSMIITDYGMVPPTSVPVIVREYSREQVWI; from the exons ATGGACGCGCGTAGAGCTCCACGCGCCGTCATTGACCCTAAGGTCCGCAGAGTTGGGTTCTTCGCCCCGCCGGATCGTTCTCAGCCGGGTCCACCCTACCCGCTCTCATTTGATGTCTCTCCCGCAGCCAACTCCCTCTCGCCGGTCATGATCCCACCGCCGCGCCATCCGTCGGAGAATCTCAGCCTCCACGCCCGTCCCGCCGTCACTTCTCCTTCCGTTGAGGAATCCGTCACAGCCGAGAGCTATTCCAGCTCGTCGGATTTCTTCCCCGCTCCGATGTCTCCGGCGCCGTCCTCTTACTCGAGCAGGATGGTTGCCGACGACGGAGACTTCTTCGACGGCGGTAAAGTGGCGTCTTCGTTTCCTCAAGGCGGGTTTGACTTGACGACGACGAAGGCCAGTGGCGTTCCGGCGAGCGAATTAACCACCGATGAGGTGGTGAATGCTGATTCCCTTGCAATTCACG AAAGAGAGAGGGAAGACAAAGGTGGAGGATCAGCAGTGGAAGTGAAAGATCAAGCTCTGAATACTAAACCTAAGAAAGAAAAGACCTCAAAAGCTGAAAGACGAGCTCTTCAAGAAGCTCAACGAGCTGCTAAGGCTGTTGCAAAAG CTGAAGGAAATAAGGCATCTGGAACTCTGGCTTCAGTGAATGTAAAACCAGCTAAAGCTGCAAAGCCCCCACAAAAAGTTGATAATGCTTCAGTTGCAGCCTCTGAGAAGAAAGAGGGTGATCGTCCACAAGAAAAAGATAGAAAGAAAGATGTTCCTCAACCGCGGATGCAATATGATGATAAGAGCAGAGTGGAGAAAGCCAAAAGGCGTGCCGTGGTAAAACAAACTGAAGCTAAGAACAGAGTTGAACTATTCAGGCATTTGCCACAGTATGAACATGGGAGTCAGCTCCCAGATCTTGAGGCAAAGTTTTTCCACCTTGACCCTGTGCATCCTGCTGTTTATAAG GTAGGTTTGCAGTATCTGTCTGGAGATATAACTGGTGGCAATGCTCGTTGTATTGCTATGCTTCAAGCATTTCAAGAGGCCATTAAAGACTACAGGGTTCCATCCGAGAAGACTCTGGTGAGAGACTTAACAGCAAAATTAAGTAGTTATGtttcttttctcattgagtGTCGACCACTTTCTATCAGTATGGGCAATGCAATTAGATTTCTCAAAAGTCGAATTGCCAAGCTACCTTTGACGCTGTCCGAGTCAGAATCAAAAACCTCTCTTCAATCAGATGTTGAGCGTTTTATAAATGAGAAAATTATACTTGCCAACAAGGTGATAGTCAAGCATGCTATCACTAAAATAAGAGACGGTGATGTTCTTCTTACTTATGGGTCTTCATCAGCAGTTGAAATGATACTGTTACACGCACACGAGTTAGGTAAACAGTTTCGAGTTGTAGTGGTAGACTCTCGTCCAAgacttagagggaaacttttgCTTCGTAGGCTTGTGGAGAAAGGTCTTAGCTGTACATACACTCATATAAATGCTGTGTCCTACATAATGAATGAAGTTACTCGAGTATTTCTGGGTGCTTCATCAGTGTTGTCTAATGGAACAGTTTATTCAGGAGTTGGGACTGCTTGTGTTGCAATGGTTGCCCATGCATTTCGTGTCCCTGTTTTAGTATGCTGTGAGGCTTACAAATTTCATGAAAGGGTGCAGCATGATTCCATATGCTCAAATGAGCTTG GTGATCCAGACATCATTTCTAGGGTTCAGAGTAGAGAGGATGTCAACCACTTGGAAGCTTGGGCCAATACTGAAAACCTGCAACTTCTAAATCTGAT ATATGATGCAACACCTTCAGATTACGTGTCCATGATAATCACAGATTATGGCATG GTCCCACCCACAAGTGTACCTGTAATTGTAAGGGAATATAGCAGAGAACAGGTGTGGATATGA
- the LOC137827214 gene encoding protein CROWDED NUCLEI 1 codes for MFTPQKVWSGWSLTPNKSGVRGGTGSGSDLGPNSGDGVSAKEQGIVAVVENGGNNLDRGVLVERVSNLEKELYEYQFNMGLLLIEKKEWTSKYTEQSQDLVEVKDALEREKAAHLIALSEAEKREENLRKALGVEKECVLDLEKALREIRSENAKIKFTAESKLAEANALVASVEEKSLEVEAKLRSADAKFAEISRKSSEFDRKSQDLESQESSLRRDRLSFIAEQEAHESTLSKQREDLWEWEKKLQEGEERLAKGQRIINEREQRANENDKLCRQKEKDLEEAQKKIDATNITLRSKEDDVNNRLADIALKEKEYDSLGINLDLKEKELSAWEEKLNAKEKVEMQKLLDEHNAVLDVKKQEFEVELNEKRKSFEDGLKDKLVELEKKEAEINHMEEKVGKREQALEKKAEKLKEKEKEYEQKVKALKEKEKSIKSEERSLETTKKKIESEREELVTDKAEVEKIRSNNEQELLRINEEIERLKVTEEERSEYLRLQSQLKHEVDQYRHQKELLVKESEDLRQQKESFEREWDELDLKRADVEKELKSVIQQKEEILKLQQFEEEKLKNEKQAAQDHIKRELETLALAKESFAAEMELEKSSLAEKAQSQRNQMLLDFELQKKELEADMQNQLEQKEKDLIERKNLFEEKRESELNNINFLREVANREMDEMKLQRSKLEKEKQETDENKKHLESQRMEMQEDIDLLVDLNRKLKNQREQFIVERQRFIEFVEKLRSCQNCGEIISEFVLSDLQSSDDIENLEVPSLPKLAGDIILGDSIENLASSRKNIGASPATDQKSPVSAGTISWLRKCTSKIFKISPISKFESEDSGTLRDVMNLSVEKTNMDSRHENEAELSFAVVNDSLDGRRARSGNDITEVEAVDQDPSVENQSNIDSKTPEESKAEQQKSRRGGGRTRIKRTHTVKAVLKEARGILGEAAELLPGESVDNHETEFPNGNAEDSANVNSESQGLSNRRIPMNVRKRNRVQTSQMTVSEHDGEASEGHSDSVIPGQRKKRRQKAAAPPAQTAGETRYNLRRPRTGATTSSARATSAGGKESQGEVHRVKDTEEEIVDSKISHSLSVGITNEDGGSVHLEQSMKGVETRDGYGGDTTGTFANNITLSEEVNGTADDAEENDAEYRSESHGEDAGGVEIDDDEDYQHPGEASIGKKLWNFFTT; via the exons ATGTTTACGCCGCAGAAGGTGTGGTCAGGCTGGTCCCTGACGCCAAACAAGAGTGGGGTTCGGGGAGGAACCGGGTCGGGTTCGGATTTGGGTCCGAATTCGGGAGATGGGGTGAGCGCGAAGGAGCAAGGTATCGTCGCGGTTGTTGAGAATGGCGGGAACAACTTGGATCGCGGGGTTTTGGTTGAGAGAGTTTCCAACCTCGAGAAGGAG CTTTATGAGTACCAATTCAATATGGGACTTcttttgattgagaaaaaagAGTGGACTTCTAAGTATACTGAACAGAGTCAAGATTTAGTAGAGGTGAAGGATGCTCTAGAACGAGAAAAAGCTGCACATTTAATTGCTCTATCTGAGGCAGAGAAGCGAGAAGAGAATCTGAGGAAGGCCTTGGGTGTTGAGAAAGAGTGTGTTCTTGAT CTTGAGAAGGCTCTGCGAGAAATACGATCAGAAAATgctaaaattaaatttacagCGGAGTCAAAGTTGGCTGAAGCAAATGCTTTAGTAGCTAGTGTGGAAGAGAAATCTTTAGAAGTAGAAGCCAAATTACGTTCTGCTGATGCAAAATTTGCAGAAATCAGCAGAAAGAGTTCAGAATTCGATAGGAAATCACAAGATCTGGAGTCTCAAGAATCTTCACTTCGAAGGGATCGATTATCCTTCATTGCAGA GCAAGAAGCACATGAGAGTACATTGTCTAAGCAGAGAGAAGACTTGTGGGAATGGGAGAAGAAACTACAGGAGGGTGAAGAGAGGCTGGCCAAGGGTCAAAGAATTATCAACGAAAGAGAGCAAAGGGCTAATGAGAATGACAAACTATGCCGACAGAAAGAGAAGGACCTTGAAGAGGCCCAGAAGAAGATTGATGCAACTAATATAACACTGAGAAGTAAAGAAGATGACGTGAACAATAGGCTAGCAGATATAGCTTTAAAAGAGAAG GAATATGATTCTCTGGGAATAAATTTGGATCTCAAAGAAAAGGAGTTATCTGCATGGGAGGAAAAGCTCAATGCTAAAGAAAAA GTTGAGATGCAGAAGCTTCTTGATGAGCACAACGCTGTTCTTGATGTGAAGAAGCAGGAATTTGAGGTGGAATTGAATGAGAAAAGAAAATCATTCGAAGATGGATTGAAGGATAAATTGGTGGAACTGGAGAAAAAAGAAGCTGAAATCAATCACATGGAGGAGAAAGTTGGAAAACGGGAGCAAGCCTTGGAAAAGAAAGCAGAGAAGcttaaagaaaaagagaaagagtaTGAACAAAAAGTCAAAGCTTTGAAGGAAAAGGAGAAGTCTATTAAATCTGAGGAAAGAAGCTTGGAGACCacgaaaaagaaaatagaaagtgagagagaggaacTGGTCACAGATAAGGCTGAAGTTGAGAAAATAAGAAGTAACAATGAGCAAGAGTTGTTGAGGATAAATGAAGAGATTGAACGTCTTAAAGTAACTGAGGAAGAGAGGTCTGAATATCTACGATTGCAGTCACAATTGAAGCATGAAGTTGATCAGTACAGACACCAGAAAGAGCTACTTGTGAAGGAATCTGAAGATTTAAGGCAACAGAAAGAGTCTTTTGAAAGAGAGTGGGATGAGCTAGATCTGAAGAGAGCAGATGTTGAGAAAGAGCTGAAAAGTGTGATTCAACAGAAGGAAGAAATACTGAAACTACAAcaatttgaagaagaaaagttaAAGAATGAGAAGCAGGCCGCACAGGACCATATAAAAAGGGAGTTAGAAACTCTTGCATTGGCTAAAGAGTCATTCGCTGCAGAAATGGAGTTGGAGAAGTCAAGCCTAGCTGAAAAAGCACAAAGTCAAAGAAACCAAATGCTTCTGGATTTTGAGCTGCAGAAAAAGGAACTTGAAGCTGATATGCAGAATCAGTTAGAGCAGAAGGAAAAAGATTTGATTGAGAGAAAGAACTTATTTGAGGAAAAGAGAGAGAGTGAATTAAACAACATTAACTTCTTGAGAGAAGTAGCCAATAGAGAAATGGACGAAATGAAGCTTCAAAGAAGTAAGttagaaaaagagaaacaagagactgatgagaataaaaaacatCTTGAAAGTCAAAGGATGGAAATGCAAGAGGACATAGATTTACTTGTTGATCTCAACAGGAAGCTGAAAAATCAGAGGGAACAATTTATCGTGGAAAGGCAGCGTTTTATTGAATTTGTTGAGAAACTTCGGAGTTGCCAGAACTGTGGGGAAATCATCTCTGAATTTGTACTGTCTGATTTACAATCTTCTGATGACATTGAGAACTTAGAGGTGCCTTCTCTTCCAAAATTAGCAGGTGATATTATACTGGGAGATTCCATTGAAAATTTAGCTTCTTCAAGGAAAAATATTGGAGCATCACCTGCAACAGATCAAAAGTCACCTGTTTCTGCTGGCACTATCTCTTGGCTACGGAAATGTACCTCTAAGATTTTTAAAATCTCCCCAATTAGTAAATTTGAATCTGAAGATTCTGGTACTCTAAGAGATGTTATGAATTTGTCTGTTGAGAAAACTAACATGGACTCTCGCCATGAAAATGAAGCAGAGTTGTCGTTTGCTGTTGTCAATGACTCTCTTGATGGTCGGAGGGCACGATCTGGCAATGACATCACAGAGGTTGAAGCTGTGGATCAAGATCCATCAGTTGAAAACCAGAGCAACATTGACAGTAAGACACCAGAAGAATCAAAGGCTGAGCAGCAGAAATCCCGCAGGGGAGGGGGAAGAACTAGAATAAAGCGAACACACACTGTGAAAGCTGTTCTCAAAGAGGCCAGGGGAATACTTGGGGAAGCTGCTGAATTATTACCTGGGGAATCTGTGGATAATCATGAGACTGAGTTTCCAAATGGAAATGCTGAGGATTCTGCCAATGTGAATTCTGAAAGTCAGGGACTATCCAATAGAAGAATACCAATGAATGTCAGGAAGCGTAACCGGGTTCAAACATCTCAAATGACTGTAAGTGAGCATGATGGAGAAGCCAGTGAAGGACATTCTGATAGTGTCATACCAGGGCAGCGCAAAAAAAGGCGACAGAAGGCTGCTGCTCCACCCGCTCAAACTGCTGGTGAAACAAGATACAATTTGAGACGACCCAGAAC TGGGGCAACGACTTCGTCTGCCAGAGCTACATCTGCTGGTGGCAAAGAAAGTCAAGGAGAGGTTCATCGTGTAAAAGATACAGAAGAGGAAATTGTGGACTCAAAAATTTCTCATTCACTTTCGGTGGGCATTACCAATGAGGATGGTGGAAGCGTACATCTTGAGCAG TCTATGAAAGGTGTTGAGACAAGGGACGGTTATGGTGGTGATACCACAGGGACCTTCGCAAACAATATAACCTTGAGTGAGGAGGTGAACGGAACAGCAGATGATGCAGAGGAGAATGATGCTGAATATAGGAGTGAATCCCATGGGGAAGACGCCGGTGGAGTTGAGATCGATGACGATGAAGATTACCAACATCCCGGTGAAGCTTCAATAGGAAAGAAGCTTTGGAATTTTTTTACAACATAA
- the LOC137825926 gene encoding probable disease resistance protein At5g43730: MGRPKDEKYWDEVSVEEDGRLKCKHCGLKFRGGVSRIKAHINGGKGIRTCSSPPNHITSSNHVITAASQVAERRIGEMTDIGGGSINHETVTGSTLLGVVEGDLGRIDNTLNPNASLEDNEDGNGTLTTTTLQSMLDVIISNLTSKEEDIHTQLQLLESHGKKRKREVDQWLDGLQDMKQRAVDMKNSLEEFGFFYAQEEEIYLAEIIHKEIECLTEEVEEYEEEKPLVLSNEFIGREFGENVRKIRELLEDNRVLTVGIYGIGGVGKTFLATYMQSEIKRKKTFNDVLWVTVSHDFTIFKLQQQIAEIIKVKLYGDDERKRAMILVSELEKRKKIVLILDDVWKYIDLEKVGIPLEVKGVKLIITSRLKHVFEQMDCQSINMISVSPLSIYFDEAWELFLLKHGHRGTPSTLPPEVENIARDIVRKCDGLPLGISVIARFMKGKTDIHWWRYVLNKLDTLEMGVEMQEEVLSVLRRSYDNLTEKDVQKCFLYSALLPNDLERDDLIMKLVERGLLNGKRSLKEIFDEGNVMLDKLINHSLLSANYLTVMHGSVREMAWNILKESGSKMMVKCSKYMEKIPHIREWTIDLEAVSLANNIIKEIPEGTSPNCPRLSTLLLFDNSIKHIPWCFFTHMNALTILDLSQNEELTCLPPSLSNLRSLTSLTLNKCSKLEYIPPLGELQSLLRLQISGCSIQAPPEGLENLMKLEWLDLSMNPKLKLVAGSFLPSLTNIQYLSLYGCSGISAEDVEGMTMLEYFSGTFVGRDNLNRYVRETMDSGYGPHTYLIEYQDCNDKGHWNPLFPIRTLGKFDCKTIQIGDCKELSYVLPRDLAILYVEDNHQWECFCAPLSSNHPKHLKKIFVSKCRNLKSLFCLSCSLCANIENFQSLHLWDLESLTAICKEDIANLMPPPSPPRGIFSYLKRFDIRDCPGIKTLLTPSLVPLLQNLEFLSVWNCNSMEQIFAEGHDDGIKITLPKLTTLEVRNLPQLKMVCKEILVCKSGLDLYITDCPNSCQPRIEYVAL; the protein is encoded by the exons atgggTAGGCCTAAAGATGAAAAGTACTGGGATGAAGTTTCTGTTGAAGAAGATGGTAGGTTGAAGTGTAAACACTGTGGACTAAAATTCAGAGGAGGAGTTTCAAGAATTAAAGCACATATTAATGGAGGGAAAGGCATCCGTACATGCTCCTCTCCTCCTAACCATATCACATCATCAAATCATGTCATCACTGCTGCATCACAAG TGGCTGAAAGGAGGATTGGAGAAATGACTGATATTGGTGGTGGTTCAATTAACCATGAAACAGTTACAGGATCAACATTATTAGGAG TGGTTGAAGGTGATCTAGGAAGGATTGATAATACACTTAACCCTAATGCATCATTAGAAG ATAATGAGGATGGTAATGGTACTTTGACGACAACTACTTTGCAAAGTATGTTAGATGTAATTATATCCAATCTGACTAGTAAAGAAGAGGACATTCACACACAATTACAGTTGTTGGAGTCACATGGCAAGAAGCGCAAGAGAGAGGTTGATCAATGGTTGGACGGACTGCAGGACATGAAACAAAGAGCTGTTGATATGAAAAACTCACTTGAGGAGTTTGGGTTTTTCTATGCgcaagaagaagaaatatattTGGCTGAAATAATACATAAGGAAATAGAATGCTTGACTGAAGAAGTGGAAGAGTACGAGGAAGAGAAGCCTTTGGTGTTGTCAAATGAATTTATTGGCAGAGAATTTGGGGAAAATGTTAGGAAGATTCGGGAGCTTCTGGAAGATAATAGAGTTTTGACTGTTGGCATATATGGAATTGGGGGAGTGGGAAAAACATTCCTAGCAACTTACATGCAGAGTgagataaaaagaaagaaaactttCAATGATGTCTTATGGGTCACTGTTTCCCATGATTTCACCATTTTCAAATTGCAACAGCAAATTGCAGAAATAATAAAGGTAAAGCTTTACGGAGATGATGAGAGAAAAAGAGCAATGATTTTAGTATCAGagttagaaaaaagaaaaaaaatagtactTATTTTGGATGATGTTTGGAAATATATTGATCTAGAAAAGGTGGGAATTCCTCTTGAAGTAAAGGGTGTTAAATTGATCATCACAAGTCGTTTGAAACATGTGTTTGAACAGATGGATTGCCAATCAATTAATATGATAAGTGTGAGCCCTTTAAGTATATATTTTGATGAAGCTTGGGAGTTGTTTTTGCTAAAACATGGACACCGTGGGACACCTTCAACACTTCCCCCTGAAGTGGAAAATATTGCAAGAGACATTGTAAGGAAATGTGATGGTTTACCACTTGGAATCAGTGTGATTGCTCGATTCATGAAAGGAAAAACTGACATTCATTGGTGGAGATACGTACTGAATAAACTTGACACATTGGAAATGGGAGTGGAGATGCAGGAAGAAGTTTTAAGTGTACTAAGACGAAGCTATGATAATTTAACTGAAAAGGACGTGCAAAAATGTTTCTTGTATAGTGCATTGCTACCTAATGATTTGGAAAGAGATGATTTGATTATGAAGCTTGTTGAGAGGGGATTGTTGAATGGAAAGAGGAGTTTGAAGGAAATATTTGATGAGGGGAATGTCATGCTGGATAAACTCATAAACCATTCTTTATTGTCGGCTAATTATCTGACAGTAATGCATGGTTCGGTGAGGGAAATGGCTTGGAATATCTTGAAGGAGAGTGGCAGTAAGATGATGGTAAAATGTAGTAAATATATGGAAAAGATACCTCACATACGGGAATGGACAATTGATTTGGAAGCAGTTTCTCTGGCTAACaacataataaaagaaattcCAGAGGGCACTTCTCCTAATTGTCCACGCTTGTCCACCTTGCTTTTATTTGACAATTCCATTAAACATATTCCATGGTGTTTTTTCACACACATGAATGCTCTAACAATACTTGATTTATCACAAAATGAAGAGTTAACATGTTTGCCTCCTTCGCTGTCTAACTTGAGGTCTCTCACTTCTTTAACGCTCAATAAATGTTCAAAATTGGAATATATACCTCCCCTGGGGGAGCTACAGTCATTGTTAAGATTGCAGATTTCAGGTTGTTCCATCCAAGCACCACCGGAAGGTTTGGAAAATCTAATGAAGTTGGAATGGCTAGATCTGTCCATGAATCCCAAGTTGAAGTTGGTAGCAGGAAGTTTTCTCCCTAGTTTGACCAATATTCAATACCTGAGTCTCTATGGTTGTTCAGGTATAAGTGCAGAAGATGTAGAGGGGATGACTATGCTTGAATATTTTTCAGGAACGTTTGTGGGTCGGGATAACCTCAACCGTTATGTGCGAGAAACCATGGACAGTGGTTATGGACCTCACACTTATCTTATCGAATATCAGGATTGTAATGACAAAGGGCATTGGAATCCTCTTTTTCCCATTAGAACTCTTGGCAAATTTGATTGTAAAACTATACAGATTGGAGATTGCAAAGAATTGTCATATGTCCTCCCGAGAGACCTTGCAATATTATATGTAGAAGACAATCATCAATGGGAATGCTTTTGTGCTCCTCTGTCATCAAATCATCCTAAGCATTTGAAGAAAATTTTCGTTAGTAAATGCAGAAACCTAAAGAGCTTATTTTGTTTGTCTTGTTCCTTATGCGCTAATATCGAAAACTTTCAATCTTTGCATCTTTGGGATTTGGAAAGTTTAACTGCGATCTGCAAGGAAGATATTGCAAATTTAATGCCACCTCCGTCTCCTCCGAGAGGAATCTTCTCTTATCTCAAACGCTTTGATATCAGGGACTGCCCTGGAATAAAGACGTTGCTGACACCAAGCTTAGTGCCACTACTTCAAAACCTGGAGTTTCTATCTGTATGGAACTGCAATTCAATGGAACAGATATTTGCAGAGGGTCATGATGATGGTATCAAAATTACTCTCCCCAAGTTAACCACTTTGGAAGTAAGAAATTTACCACAATTAAAGATGGTGTGTAAGGAGATTTTAGTCTGTAAATCTGGGCTTGACTTGTACATCACTGATTGTCCCAATTCATGTCAACCCAGAATAGAATACGTTGCTTTATGA